The Salicibibacter halophilus DNA window GTCAAATAAAGTGAGCGGCGTTTGGCCGATCAGCTGCCAGCCACCCGGCGTCTCGATGGGATAGATCCCTGTCTGCGGTCCAGCTATTCCGACACTCCCGGCGGGGATCTTCGTACGAGGCTCACTTCTTCGGGGGTGGCAATCTCTTTCGGCATCCCGCCAATAAACGGAAATCCCGGAGCGAAACCCATCATGTAGACCAAATAGTCCCCATTGGTGTGAAGACGGATCACTTCTTCTTCCGTCAGTTTGTTCTCCTCCGCCACATGCCTTAAATCAGGACCAAATTCTTGATCGTAACAGACAGGAATCGTTACCGTCTTTGTCTCTTCTTTCCGATCGGTCCAATCACTCATGCTCTCTATTTTTTTCTGCAATTGCTCCAAAACATGTTCACTTGGTGAGCCGTTTTTATTCATCGACTTATGAACCTTCATATAATCAAAAAAAACCGTTACGCCAACATAGCTGGGCACACTTTCAACGTAGCCCGGAAAAGGCGATTCCTCCAACGTCTTCATGAATGCCTTAACTCGCGTATGTATGTCCGGATCTATATCGTTGCCAAAAACAATATTTACAGCGTTCTCTGCCAAGGCGTAATACTTCGGATCATCAACAGATGCAGGCATACAAACCTCCTTAACCCTCCAATAAAATGCGAATGGCAAAGCTATCATATCACTTCAGCACTGAAGAGTAAATATTTTTCGTACTAAATTCTATCAAATATACCTCTAGAATATTCCAAAAATGGTATAATGAAGTATACCAAATACTTCTATAAGGCGTATTCTAGGGGGAATGTGAAATGGTGACCAGGAAAGAAAAAAGGGAGCTCGATAAGGACGCGAACTATTTTTTCGAGTTCGTAAAAATCAAGGAACATTTCTGTAAGGATCTCGATCGAAAATTGAAACGTGTGAAAGATCCCAGACATCAAAGCTATGTGACGTATGGCCCCGATCTCTTTCTTCTAATGATCATTATAAAGAATGCATCGAATTGTAAAAGCATGAGGGAGATGAGCCATCAATTAAATCGAGACGAATGCATCGAAAACCTCAAAAAGGTCTTGCGACTGGAAAGCCTGGACGAAATCCCGCACTACGACACGATCAATGACTTTTTAATGAATGTATCGCCTGAGGAACTGGAACATATCCGAACCTACATCATCCAAGAATTATTGAAGAAGAGAAGCTTGGAGAGATACCGAATCAAAGGCGGTTATTGGGGTGTCATCATTGATGGGACAGGTCTTTTCAGTTTTAACGAAGAGCATTGTGACCACTGTTTGAGACGGGTTTACACCGATGAAGAAACTGGAGAGAAACGAACGGTGTACATGCATCATGTGCTCGAAGCCAAATTGATGGTCGGCGATATGGTATTGAGCATCGGCTCCGAGTTCATTGAAAATGAATCGAAGGATGTGCCCAAACAAGATTGCGAACTCAAGGCTTTTTATCGATTAGCAGAAAAACTTAAAGAGACATTCAAACGGTTGCCGATCTGTATTCTGGGCGATAGCCTTTATGCCTGCGAAGGCGTTTTTCAACTATGTGAACAGTATCGTTGGAAGTATATTCTCCGGTTTAAAGAAGGCCGCATCCAAAGTTTAGGAGACGAATTTCAAGCCCAAAAAAAGCTAGAGAAATCCACGATGAAAAATGTCTTTTGGGCAAATGATCTAGCCTACCAAGCCAGAACGGTGAATATGTTAGAGGGAATGGTCGAGGAACAGGAAAAACAAAAACAGTTTTTATTTTTGACCAACATCCAGGTGAACGAGCGAAATGCGAAGGCGCTGATCAGTGCGGGTCGCAGCCGCTGGCACATTGAAAACCAAGGATTCAATCATCAAAAAAATCATCGCTATCATATTGAGCATGCAAATAGCCATGATTATCAAGCGATGAAGAACCATTACCTGCTTACGCAAATCACGGATATCCTCATGCAACTGTATGAAAAAGGGTTGGACGTGCTTAAAAGGACCAGAAAAAGCAAAAAAGAAATATCCTCAAACTTGTTAGAAGCCATTCGCACACGGTTGCTAACAGATGAGGATATCTCGCACCTTAAAAAACCTATACAGGTAAGGCTTACCTGATGGGTTTAGTATAGCAAGGATGTGATGCCAATAAAAGACCGAACGAAAATTTTTTAAAAAATACCATCCGAAAATTCGGCTTGTCTTTTTTGTCGAAATGACCGGAAAATAAAATGGAAAAATTTTACTTAAAAATAAAATGCCTTTCTCTGATGACAGGCATATGATTAAATTTACTCCTCACAGCTGATATCACTTCCACAATCTTGTAAAATACCCTTTCGTATGTTTCTTTGTGTGAAAAGGTGAGATTCTAAACAAAAGAGACTGTCTTTTTTGGACAGTCCTTTTTAAAATCGGAGCGACAGGCACGTCAAACTGCCGTCTTTTTTCTGAAATTCTGTTGCTTCTACCTCAATGATCGGGAAGCCTAACGATATGAGTTGCCGGTGTGTGTCGGGAAACCCTTTTGGCATGAGGATGTGATCGTTCACGCGAAGGCTGTTAGCCGCGTATGCTTCTTTCTCAGGTACGATTATTTTGTTAAAAGAGGAGAACGCTGAAACGTCGACAAATTCACCAGCGACGAGCATATGGTTGTCGCCAATATAGGTGGCACCGGTTTTCAGGTGAAGGAAGTCGTTTACGGGGATAAACGATGCTGTATACCCATATTTTTCGACGATAGCCCGAAATTGCTCGGCTCCTTCACGGTTGGTCCGTTCGGATAGGCCGACATAATAATGATCCTCCCCATGGATCACATCGCCGCCATCTAAATATCCGGGCGTGCCGATCGTTTCGATGTTGTTATAAAAACGTTCCAACACCTTTTTCATGTCGTGTTTTTCTCCGGTACGGGAAGGTGCACCCGGGTTCGTTATAATCGCGAAATTGGATGCCACGACCGCTGGGTCCTCGACGTAAAGCGAGTCCGGATATTTTTCATCTGCCTCGAGAACCGTTACTTCAAGCCCGCACGATTGCAATGCTTCCACATACTGTTCATGTTGTTTACGTGCCACATGGATATCCGGCGGTCCCAGCTCTTCATCATCACTGAGGCCGTCGACATAGCTTTCCGCTACTTTCCGAACGATCGCTTTTGAAAACATATGAGGGCCCTCCGTTAAACCAAAAATTTTCTCATATAGTATTGGCATTCTCCTTCGATTGGATACCCATCCATCTTGCCTACAATCTCAAAACCGTGCTTTGTGTAAAAATCCGGCGCTTGCCAACTTAGTGTTTCCAAATATATCATTCGGCACGAGTAGCTGTGAGCTTCCGTTTCCATTCGCTGCAACAGTTGACTGCCAAACCCCCGGCCTTGGTAATTGGGATGCACGGCAAACAGTGAGATGTGCATATTACTCCAAAACATCTCACCATTAATGCCGGCAACAACCTCCCCTTCATCGCGAATCACAAAACAGATCAATGTCTTTTCCCGATTAATAAACGCGGGGCGTTTAGCTGCCGTATCTGTTTGCAAATGTTTGCTGATCGCTTCCTTTGCCTGTTCGTAATCGACGCGTTCCATGAACGGTTATTTCCTTTCTTCAATGGCGCGCTTAATATCTTCCACAAACGTGTCCAGGGATGCCGTATTTGTATCTTTTTCCCCGTATTTTCGAATATTTACAGCGCCGGCTTCCATCTCTGCATCCCCGAGTACAAGCGTATACGGGATTTTTTGCGTTTGCGCTTCCCGAATTTTGTAGCCGAGCTTTTCGTCACGAAGATCAGTTTCCACTCTAACCCCGGCGAATTGTAATTTTTCTTTTACCTGTTCGATATATTTGCCATGGGCATCCAGAGAAACAGGAATGAGTTGCACTTGCACGGGCGCGAGCCATGTTGGGAATGCCCCTTTGTATTCTTCGATGAGAAAAGCAACAAAACGCTCCATCGTGGAAACGACCCCGCGGTGAATAACGACCGGCCGATGTTCTTTGCCGTCTTCGCCGATATACGTGAGATCAAACTGATTGGGCAAATGAAAATCAAGCTGTACCGTTGATAACGTTTCATCTTTTCCGAGCGCCGTTTTTACTTGCAGGTCCAGTTTAGGACCGTAAAATGCGGCTTCGCCAACCGCCTCCACGTATTCAACATCACTTTCATCCATCGCTTCTTGTAAAAGCACCTGTGCTTTTTCCCACATCTCATCGTTATCCACATACTTTTCCTTGTCCTCCGGATCCCGGTATGACAGACGGAAATAGTAGTCGTTAATGCCGAAGTCTTTGTACACATTCTGAATAAGGTCAACGACGCGCAAAAATTCCTCTTTCATTTGATCAGGGCGGCAGAAAATATGGGCGTCATTCAACGTCATGGCGCGAACGCGCTGTAATCCCGCCAAAGCACCGGACATTTCATGGCGATGCATCGTGCCAAGTTCGGCAATACGAAGGGGCAATTCACGGTAACTGTGCAAATCGTTCTTATACACCATCATATGGTGCGGACAATTCATCGGGCGCAGCACGAGGTCTTCGTTGTCCATCTCCATCGCCGGGAACATGTCATCCTGATAATGCTCCCAATGCCCCGAGGTTTTATAGAGATCAACGCTTCCCAGCACCGGGGTGTACACATGGTCGTAGCCGAGCCGTTCTTCAATATCTGTAATATAGCGCTCAATTGTGCGCCGGATCGTTGCTCCTTTTGGCAGCCATAACGGCAACCCTTGCCCGACTTGCTGGTCGACGGTAAACAAATCCAACTCTTTCCCGAGCTTACGGTGATCCCTTTCTTTTCGTTCTTCCAACAGGCGCAAATGTTCATCCAACTCGCCTTGCTTCGGAAAAGCAGTGCCGTAAATGCGTTGCAACATTTGATTGTTGCTGTCGCCGCGCCAATAGGCTCCGGAAATGTTCATCAACTTGAATTTTTTTAGTTTACCTGTTTCGGGAACGTGCACCCCGCGGCAAAGGTCGACGAATTCCCCCTGCTCATAAAGGGAAACCGTTTCGCCTTCCGGAATGGCGTCCAGAAGCTCGAGTTTTAACTCATCGTCTCCAAAAAACCTTTTCGCTTCTTCCCGTGACACTTCCTTGCGCAAAATTTCGTGGTTTTCATCAATGATCTTTTGCATCTCTTTTTCGATTTTCGGCAAATCGTCCGGAGAAATTGTCGATGATGTTTCGATATCATAGTAAAAGCCATCTTCAATGACCGGACCAACGCCGAATTTGGCATCGGGATAAAGCCGCTTCACCGCTTGCGCCAATAAGTGGGCACTACTGTGGCGCAGGACTTCAAGACCTTCCTCATCTTTAAACGTTAATATTTCGACCTTTCCATCGTTCGGGAGCGGGGTGCGTAAATCAAGTGATTCCCCGTTTAATTTTCCGGCTGCCGCCTGTTTTTTTAAACCTGGACTAATATTCGCGGCAACGTCTTCCAACGTTACGCCTTCATCAAATGCCTTAACTGATCCATCCGGAAACGTTAATTCAGGCATTTTTTCATCTCCTTTCTTTTTTTCGCACGAAAAGCATAAAAAAACCCGCCCCAAAAAGGGACGAGCTTAACCCGCGGTTCCACCCTCGTGCCTTGCGAATGTGCAAGACGCTTGGACCGGTTAACGCCCGGGATGACGGCAACGAATACTGTTCGTTCATCGCTGCAGCTCCGAGGTGGTAAACATCAGGGCCGTCGATAAAAAGCTTTCAGCCGGCGGCTTTTTTCTCTGGAATCTGTATCCTGACATTTGCGTCCTCTTCCGTGCCTTTCTTCATTGGATCCATTATAAGAAGGTTTGTCGGAAAATGCAAGTCCGTGGCAGACGAAAAAGGCCTAACTGCTGATCGCGCTTGCCGTTAGGTCGTCAACAGGGCAGGTTGGCGACTTAACTCTTGATCGCGCGTGCTGTTAGGTCGTCAGCGGTGATGGTTGATGCCCTTACGCATGATCACACTTGCCGTTAGGTCATCATTGGAGTCGGTTGGCTACCTAACGCATGATCACGCTTGCCATTAGGTCGTCAGCCGGGCAGGTTGGCGACTTAACTCTTGATCGCGCGTGCTGTTAGGTCGTCAGCGGTGATGGTTGACGACCTTACGCATGATCACACTTGCCGTTAGGTCATCATTGGAGTCGGTTGGCTACCTAACGCATGATCACGCTTGCCATTAGGTCGTCAACAGGGCAGGTTGGCGACTTAACTCTTGATCGCGCGTGCTGTTAGGTCGTCAGCGGTGATGGTTGATGCCCTTACGCATGATCACACTTGCCGTTAGGTCGCCAACAGCTAAATTCGATCTATGCTAAACCATCCCCAATAACGTATGAGAGATATTCACCGAATGTTGATGAATGCGGAGCATGCTATTCATTAAGTCAGAAAATACCACACTGACGGTGCTGCTGGTGCTCGCTCCTTGGTAAAAATGTTGATAGCGCAACTCTCGTTCCATGCGCAAAATTTTCGGGTTGCTGTGGATGACGCGGATCGCCACCTCTTCATCTTGTTCCTTAAAGGCTTGAATGGCATCGTCAAAGCTTTTCATCACTTCTTCATAGAGTTCAGCCACTTTGGCACGTTCCCATTCACTTAACTGCTTGCCACCTCGATCTAGCTTGGCAATCGTTCGCGTCATATCTTTCACGGTGTTCGCCATTCGCTCCATATCGTTGTTAAAGTAGAGCAATTTTAATGCTTCTTCGGATTCCCGATCATTCAAATTTTGTTCCATTATTCGTTGCAAGTGATGATAAACTGCTTTATACAGGTGGTCGATAACTTTTTCTTCAGCGATAACGGCTTCCCGGATTCTTTCATTTTGGATCATTGCAATCATATGCGGAAGCATATGATGACGAATTTTTCCGGCTACCCGTTCTAATTCCTTGCGGGCTTGCACCAACCCTACGGAAGGAAACTGAACGGAATCCCGGTCGATGTATTGAACATCTTTTGCCGGTTCCGGTTTTTCCGGTAAAAGTTTCACCATCCAATCGGCAAAACGGTCACAAAATGGAAGGAGCAATAACATGTTCACGATGTTAAAAATTGTATGCGCGTTTGCGATTTGGCGCTCCACATCTCCGCCCAAGAGCGGAAGTGCTTGCACGAACAAACTCGTAAACGGCAAAAATACGATAACGCCGATCGCTTTAAAAATAGCATGGGCAAGCGCTGCGCGTTGGGCATCTTTCGATGCTTTCAAACTGGCAATCATCGCGGTAACAACGGTGCCCAAATTTGCGCCGTAAACGGTGTAGACCGCAGCTTCCAAAGAAATTAAACCACTGCTTGTAAGCGCGAACGCAAGGGCAATTGTGGCCGCGCTGTTTTGAATAATTGCTGTGAATAATGCTGCCACGAGGACAAAAAGCAACGGGTATTCGGCAATCATCATCAGGGATTCCCTGAATAATTCACTCGACTGCAAAGGTTCCATTGCACCCGTCATCAAACCCAAACCGAAAAAAACAAACCCGAAGCCTAATACAATGGCCCCATAAGCGCGGAATTTAGAATCAAAAAAATATAAAAGCACACCAATAATCACAAATACAAGCGCGTAATCCGTAATCGCGAAAGCGATGAGTTGCACGGTCAACGTCGTTCCCACTGCAGACCCAAGCAAAATCCCCATCGCTCTCTTCAAACTGATCAGTCCGGCGTTGACAAAACCAACAATCATCACCGTTGCTGCCGTTGACGATTGTAAAATGGCAGCAAGAACGATGCCTGCGAAGGCACCGTACCATTGATTTTTAGTTACCTTTCTAAGAAACAGATTCAGTTGATAGGATGAAGACTTTCTCAATCCTTCGCTGGCGACATGCATCCCATATAAGAAGATCGCGAGGCCGCCCAGGAGTTGAATGCTAACTTCGATCCAGTTCATGGTTTTCGCTCAGCCTTCGGTTAATGTTCACGACATGATCCGCCATTCGCTCCACGTAGCGTATCGCCAGGAAAAGCGGCGCAAGCTTTTCAATTTGTTCAGGCGTCTCTTTCATATCGTATATAATTTGCTGTTGCAAGGAAAAAAATAATGCATCGACGTCCTCGTCCTGATGTTCAACCTTTTTGACTGATTGATGCGACTTATCCTTCATCCCTTCAAGCGTCTGCGTTAGCATATCCGTACTCAGATCCAGCATTTCCTTGTACCCGCCCACAAATGAATCGCTCACATATGGACGTAAATCATTCACATCCAATTCTATTTTTAGTTCGGCAACATTAACGATCTGATCGCCAATGCGCTCGAGCTCCCGAGCCATACGCATCATCGTTGTCAATGTCTTCAACTCTTCCGGCAGCGGTTGCTGGAGACTGATTAAGTGCAAAATAGACGTATGGATCTGACGGTCATACTTATCGACCATTTCATCTTGTTGAATCAAACCATTTGCATCTTTGTTTGGCGCAAAAAAAACATCGTTCAATTGTTCCATCTGATGTAGAACTTCATCACCCATGCTGAGGAGATCTCTTTCAATCGTTTGCACTTCATTGCTAAAGTTAGTCATTTTATACAAAAATACATCCCCCCACCTAAAATTCCGTCCTATCAATTTCTATTCATCGTATACCTTGTATTATACGATTACAAGGGCTTAAAAGAGGACAGAATACACTTCCTATGTGACAATGCAAAAAAACAACCTTCATTTTATTACGTTTCTACCATTAAAGACACCTTTTCAAAACCGTCATCGGTAATTTTCACCAACCCTTTATCCGATAAACGGAGTTCGGGAATGACGACGAGTGCAAGGAGCGATAGCGTCATAAATGCATAATTCATCGTGCAGCCGGCCTCGTTAAGCGCATGACTAATGGCTCGCGATCCTTCCGCCACTTCTTCAAAAGGAGCATTTGACATCAATCCTGCAATCGGTAAAGGCAGAATTGTCTCCCCTTCTTCACTTATAACGGCAATGCCTCCTTGCATCTCCACAACTTTATTGGCGGCCGTGGCCATCTTGTGCTCATCGTTTCCAATCACCATAAGGTTATGACTGTCATGTGCCACAGTTGAAGCCATCGCAGCCGGTTTATCGAATCCGATCCCTTTCAAGATACCTAAGCCATGGTTTCCATTTCGTCCGTGACGTTCAATGACCCCCATTTTACAGAGATCACCCTGTAGCAGGATGTCGCTTTTGCCGCAGGGGAGACTGACATGTTTTTCTTTCGTGTATACCTGATTTTCGTTTACTTCAATGGTTCGAACGGTTACCTTTTGCCCTTCGCCGGAAGGAGGAGTGATCCGAAAATCGTCTGCACTAATTTCTTTTCCGACTTGTACCGAATGGACTGCTTTTTCCGGCAATGGAAATTCGGAAACATTCGTAACCATCTCCCCATCTTCTGCCACGATTTCTCCGGCGGATACTGTCATTCCTACGTTGACATCAGCTAACGTCCCCTCTAACAAAAGGAGATCTGCAAACCGGCCGGGAGCAATCATGCCGACATCGCCGGAAACGCCAAAACGTTCAGCCGGATTAATCGTCGCCATTTGAATCGCAATCACCGGTGGAACGCCTTGAGCAATGGCATGACGGACGACAAAATCCATGTGCCCCTCATCAACGAGGGATTCGGGGCTGCGATCATCCGTAACCAAAAGCATGCGCCTCGTATTCAGGCCATACTCCGTATAAGCTTTGATTGTTTCAACTACATCATGCCAAGCCGAACCTCTTCTCAATTTAGCGTACATTCCGAGACGAACTTGGGCAATAATGTCCTCGGCTGACGAATTTTCATGATCACCGCTAATACCCGCGGCTGTATATGCAGAAAGTCTGCGATCATCTTCTGCCGGCCAAGTGTAGTGGCCATCAGCCTGCCTGCCGGCACGCAGCGTTTCTTCGATTTCAGAAAGCATTTTCTCATCGCCGTAAACCACTCCGGGAAAATTCATCACTTCCCCAAGGGCGTTGACATCGGCACCCCACGTGAAGGCTTCCGCGACTTCCTCAGGGCCAATGACAGCACCATTGGTTTCAAACGCTTCGTCTGTCGACGGGACACATGAAGGTACCTGCATATACGCGGCCATCGGTGTCTGCCGAGCTTCTTCCAACATCAGCTTCAACCCGTCAAGCCCAAGCACATTTGTGATTTCATGGGCATCAAAGAAACCACCGGTCGTTCCTTTCGGCATAACGGCTCGTGCAAATTGGGACGGCCTTATCTGGCTGCTTTCGATATGGCAATGCCCATCCAGAAAACCTGGCGTTACATAACGATCTTCTGCATCTATCACTTTCGTCTTTTCCCCGATTGTATGATCGGCGTTTTTACCAACGTACGCGATTCGGGTGCCCTGGATGGCAACATCGGTACCAGGCAAGATTTCATTGGAAACAACGTTTACCAATCTGGCGTCTTTGATCACTAACGTAGCGCTCTGTTCTCCACGAGCCGTGGCATTTAATTCCCTGATACAATCTGCTTGACTGGGACGAGGGAAGGATACAGTCATGATATTTTCGCTCCTTTGGGAGTGATTGAAATTCGGTTCGACCCTTTCCTCTATCTTAACAGAACAACTTGATTTTCACTGCATAATGTTCCTAACTAGCCATTCCACCATCAGCCTCAACCTTCACTAAAAACAATAAATATTTCCCGGGCAATACTTATAATTTCATCGCTAATAAACCTTATCCGATAAAGCGCACATCTCTGTAAATAGAGAAAATAGCACCTTTTAAGATGTGGTGCTATCTATTTGTACAGCAATTTCTTTTTTTATGTGGGAAATTGCCACTGTGCAAACGAACGAGCATTTAATCGCTCCTGAAAAATAGTCCGCAGGGTTTGAATAACCCCGTCATCTTGTGAAGTATAGATGTAAAGGCGCTTGGGAGCTATGCTTGCAATCGGACTTATAATCATCTCCGCCGGTTG harbors:
- a CDS encoding transposase family protein is translated as MVTRKEKRELDKDANYFFEFVKIKEHFCKDLDRKLKRVKDPRHQSYVTYGPDLFLLMIIIKNASNCKSMREMSHQLNRDECIENLKKVLRLESLDEIPHYDTINDFLMNVSPEELEHIRTYIIQELLKKRSLERYRIKGGYWGVIIDGTGLFSFNEEHCDHCLRRVYTDEETGEKRTVYMHHVLEAKLMVGDMVLSIGSEFIENESKDVPKQDCELKAFYRLAEKLKETFKRLPICILGDSLYACEGVFQLCEQYRWKYILRFKEGRIQSLGDEFQAQKKLEKSTMKNVFWANDLAYQARTVNMLEGMVEEQEKQKQFLFLTNIQVNERNAKALISAGRSRWHIENQGFNHQKNHRYHIEHANSHDYQAMKNHYLLTQITDILMQLYEKGLDVLKRTRKSKKEISSNLLEAIRTRLLTDEDISHLKKPIQVRLT
- a CDS encoding dimethylarginine dimethylaminohydrolase family protein, whose product is MFSKAIVRKVAESYVDGLSDDEELGPPDIHVARKQHEQYVEALQSCGLEVTVLEADEKYPDSLYVEDPAVVASNFAIITNPGAPSRTGEKHDMKKVLERFYNNIETIGTPGYLDGGDVIHGEDHYYVGLSERTNREGAEQFRAIVEKYGYTASFIPVNDFLHLKTGATYIGDNHMLVAGEFVDVSAFSSFNKIIVPEKEAYAANSLRVNDHILMPKGFPDTHRQLISLGFPIIEVEATEFQKKDGSLTCLSLRF
- a CDS encoding GNAT family N-acetyltransferase codes for the protein MERVDYEQAKEAISKHLQTDTAAKRPAFINREKTLICFVIRDEGEVVAGINGEMFWSNMHISLFAVHPNYQGRGFGSQLLQRMETEAHSYSCRMIYLETLSWQAPDFYTKHGFEIVGKMDGYPIEGECQYYMRKFLV
- the thrS gene encoding threonine--tRNA ligase, with the translated sequence MPELTFPDGSVKAFDEGVTLEDVAANISPGLKKQAAAGKLNGESLDLRTPLPNDGKVEILTFKDEEGLEVLRHSSAHLLAQAVKRLYPDAKFGVGPVIEDGFYYDIETSSTISPDDLPKIEKEMQKIIDENHEILRKEVSREEAKRFFGDDELKLELLDAIPEGETVSLYEQGEFVDLCRGVHVPETGKLKKFKLMNISGAYWRGDSNNQMLQRIYGTAFPKQGELDEHLRLLEERKERDHRKLGKELDLFTVDQQVGQGLPLWLPKGATIRRTIERYITDIEERLGYDHVYTPVLGSVDLYKTSGHWEHYQDDMFPAMEMDNEDLVLRPMNCPHHMMVYKNDLHSYRELPLRIAELGTMHRHEMSGALAGLQRVRAMTLNDAHIFCRPDQMKEEFLRVVDLIQNVYKDFGINDYYFRLSYRDPEDKEKYVDNDEMWEKAQVLLQEAMDESDVEYVEAVGEAAFYGPKLDLQVKTALGKDETLSTVQLDFHLPNQFDLTYIGEDGKEHRPVVIHRGVVSTMERFVAFLIEEYKGAFPTWLAPVQVQLIPVSLDAHGKYIEQVKEKLQFAGVRVETDLRDEKLGYKIREAQTQKIPYTLVLGDAEMEAGAVNIRKYGEKDTNTASLDTFVEDIKRAIEERK
- a CDS encoding Na/Pi cotransporter family protein; amino-acid sequence: MNWIEVSIQLLGGLAIFLYGMHVASEGLRKSSSYQLNLFLRKVTKNQWYGAFAGIVLAAILQSSTAATVMIVGFVNAGLISLKRAMGILLGSAVGTTLTVQLIAFAITDYALVFVIIGVLLYFFDSKFRAYGAIVLGFGFVFFGLGLMTGAMEPLQSSELFRESLMMIAEYPLLFVLVAALFTAIIQNSAATIALAFALTSSGLISLEAAVYTVYGANLGTVVTAMIASLKASKDAQRAALAHAIFKAIGVIVFLPFTSLFVQALPLLGGDVERQIANAHTIFNIVNMLLLLPFCDRFADWMVKLLPEKPEPAKDVQYIDRDSVQFPSVGLVQARKELERVAGKIRHHMLPHMIAMIQNERIREAVIAEEKVIDHLYKAVYHHLQRIMEQNLNDRESEEALKLLYFNNDMERMANTVKDMTRTIAKLDRGGKQLSEWERAKVAELYEEVMKSFDDAIQAFKEQDEEVAIRVIHSNPKILRMERELRYQHFYQGASTSSTVSVVFSDLMNSMLRIHQHSVNISHTLLGMV
- the phoU gene encoding phosphate signaling complex protein PhoU — protein: MTNFSNEVQTIERDLLSMGDEVLHQMEQLNDVFFAPNKDANGLIQQDEMVDKYDRQIHTSILHLISLQQPLPEELKTLTTMMRMARELERIGDQIVNVAELKIELDVNDLRPYVSDSFVGGYKEMLDLSTDMLTQTLEGMKDKSHQSVKKVEHQDEDVDALFFSLQQQIIYDMKETPEQIEKLAPLFLAIRYVERMADHVVNINRRLSENHELDRS
- the ade gene encoding adenine deaminase — protein: MTVSFPRPSQADCIRELNATARGEQSATLVIKDARLVNVVSNEILPGTDVAIQGTRIAYVGKNADHTIGEKTKVIDAEDRYVTPGFLDGHCHIESSQIRPSQFARAVMPKGTTGGFFDAHEITNVLGLDGLKLMLEEARQTPMAAYMQVPSCVPSTDEAFETNGAVIGPEEVAEAFTWGADVNALGEVMNFPGVVYGDEKMLSEIEETLRAGRQADGHYTWPAEDDRRLSAYTAAGISGDHENSSAEDIIAQVRLGMYAKLRRGSAWHDVVETIKAYTEYGLNTRRMLLVTDDRSPESLVDEGHMDFVVRHAIAQGVPPVIAIQMATINPAERFGVSGDVGMIAPGRFADLLLLEGTLADVNVGMTVSAGEIVAEDGEMVTNVSEFPLPEKAVHSVQVGKEISADDFRITPPSGEGQKVTVRTIEVNENQVYTKEKHVSLPCGKSDILLQGDLCKMGVIERHGRNGNHGLGILKGIGFDKPAAMASTVAHDSHNLMVIGNDEHKMATAANKVVEMQGGIAVISEEGETILPLPIAGLMSNAPFEEVAEGSRAISHALNEAGCTMNYAFMTLSLLALVVIPELRLSDKGLVKITDDGFEKVSLMVET